The sequence ACGTGTCTTCATTAACTTTTCAGCTTTGTGTtagagaagaaaactgaacgAGTACATGGACGAGGAGCCTTCTCCTCACCGAACAGCTGCTGGCGGAGCACCTCGCTGTCAGTGAGGGGGTGAGCCAGGATCGGAGTGCCGAGTGTGGCTCCGGGGTAAGGGAGGCGTGCCAAAGGAGACCCCGAAGCCAACGGGTCCATCAGGGGGTGAACCCCGCCCGCCGCTGGATGCCAGTGATGTAATAGGAAATacaggaaatattttaaatgagtcAAAACACAATGCtcacaataaaagtcattcAAGCTGCATTACAGAGATTTTTTATATCAATCTGATCATTTAGCTCAAAATAAGacatcttttaaattgttttatcccataaaaagataaaaaataaacaaacaaaaaagcatgcAAACAATAACAAGAAGAGAATTGATcttatttctgtgaaaaatatCTTTAACCAACATGATTCGTCTGTCTTGTGAGACAATACCTGATGATTTCAGGATTCTCTCCCATTAAATGTGTGTATCTTTTGATTTGCTGGGACATGTTACATGCGTTCAACCAAATTGTGCTTAAAGCTACGTGTATGAACAAACACCGGAAAGTTACTAGAACCAAAAATATTCTCTTTATTCTGTGCCTAATATTTGTTGATGTATGGTTATTCGCTGTTCATTGAACCTAAAATGACAGAAGTTtctctcagatttttttttttattattaaaacactttCTGTAGATTGTTATCTGCTCTATGTTTAGGTTTGTGGTAAACAAATtctgtaaaatacatttctgcTTCCACATTTCTTGGAGTAACAGGGTTGCGTGTGAGCTAATAGTGACCGTATCGTTAGTAGCAGTGGGTACCTGTGTCTTGCTGGTGCAGGTGAAGATGTGAGTGGATGTGTGAATGCTGGTGATGATGAGGCGTCACATTCAACATCTGGAGACGCCCAAgattctctcctcctccacttcctgtccccGTTCCACCTCCACTCgaaccaccacctcctcctcctcctcctgctcctcctccaccgCTTCCACCACTTCCTCCCCTTTCAcgctccctctctctttctcgcTCTCTGTCCCCAAAGGCCGGCAAGGCTGCTCGGTCCCGCTCCCTCTCCCGTTCTCTTTCTCCGCTCCTGTCGCGCTCATACGAGGCAGGGGAGCGGGTGGGAGTCGGATAGGTCTCGGGCGGAGCAGCGGGGGCAGGGGCCGGTGGCAAATGAGAGGACAGAGAGCTGGGAAAAGAAGAATGGGGGACAGGGTGATGAATTGAGGCGGCGTTGGAAGTCGGCGGACCAGGCTGAGGAGGTGCTGCCGGTGGAGCAGAAGGCGCTGCCGGGGCTGAGGGGACAGCCAGTGGAGCAGATGAAGGGTGAGAGGGGAGAGAAGGTGGGAGGAGAGATGAAGGAGGTGGATTGGACAGGGACTGTGGGGCGGGAGGGTTAGGGGGTCGAGCTACAGCTGCCAGGGCTGGGTTCTGGAGGTGAGGAGGACcaggtggagctggaggaggagtgCCATAGAGTGACACCTcattagctgctgctgctgcacctccTCCAAGGAGCAGGGAGTGAGCATGTGCATGGGAATTGGCGTGGGCATGTGAATGAGAGTGAGCAAGAGCAATAGCTGCAGGATCAGGTATGGATCCTGGTGGGTAGACCCGCTCATCACTCTTAAACTCAAATCCAGGCTTTATCCGGTCTCGATGAGCAGCCATCGCATGAGGGAATCCAACACCTCCTAAACCTGCTCCCCCGATCCCTCCAGGTACTGGGCCTCCTGCCATCCCTGGGTGCCCACCAACACCCGGACCACCTTCAAGGCCGCCACCGTACAAGAAgcccaagatggctgctgctgttgcagCATCAGTAGGCAGGTGGTGTGGGTGGCCTAAAGCATGATTCTGAAACTGGGGAAGGAAGAAGGACGGGTGGACGTGGGGGTGACCGTGGTGAACTTGGGAGTGGTGCACCTGAGCACGACTTGCAGCCCCGAGTGGAGACATAGCATGTGGACGAGCATATTCGCTCAGAGTTCTCAGCGCTGGTGTGTCAGGGCCCAAATATGGACCTCCCAAACCTATTCCCAGGGCCCCCTGAGGACCCCCAACCACTGCTGATGCTCCACCCATGGATGGTAGGAGGAGGGAGTGGGGGATAGTGTGGGAGAGACCGGGGTGGAGATGGTGTGCTGGAGTAAGGTGAGCGTGTGGATGTGAGGGGTGATGCTGGGGATGAGAGAGAGGGTGGGAGACTGGGTTGCCAGAGGAAGAAGCGGAAGAAGATGACGGGTCAAGAATGATGGAGGATGAAGGGGGGAAGAAGAGTGAGGAGCCCTGGCGACCCCCTCCGGCAGCGCTGACATCCTTCTGCtgctaaacagaaaacaagagaagACAGTAAATCATGTTTGCCTGACCTACATTACTCCTCTCCCATTAAACAGATCAATTTAATCTACATCCAATCCATTAAATCTGACACTGTACATAATTATCACTGTGAAATGTGCACACCTGTAGATGTCGATCCAGTTCCCTCTCACGCTCccgttctctctctctctctttctctctcaggtCTCTGGCCCTCTGCTCAACTTCCCTGCGAGCCCTTTCAATCATCTCATTCCTCTTTTTCCATAGCTTGGAGCCGTCCAACGGGACGAAGAGGACATCACTGCGGGCACAAGAGTTTCCGCTACCACGGTCAAGAACCTTGTGAAACCTAGAATCGACAGACGGCATCAGAAAAATGGTAGTGAGGtgctaaatacaaaacacactGACAAGCTCATTTCAGTGtcatcacataaaaaaaaattttaaatcatgAAGTAAGAAATCAAATCCACccaatttttttctcatattgatggttaatgcgTCCTCGAATAAGAAGCCAAAGTAACTGAAAATAGGGGAACAATGGTGACGTTCATGGAAGAGTGCTTTGGcaaaagaaattttgaaaagccacatgtgtgtgaatgctgCGCTCTGTCTTTAAGGCGTTCTGCTTGATCCTTCATATTTATTCCTGACAGTTGTTTTACTCGTTCATTCTCTCTTCTTTCATGTTTAGCAGCAAATCCACTCTTATATGTCCACCTAAAAGTCTTTTCCTCGATTCTGCGCTTGTCGAGTGAGCCATATTTATTTACCCACACAGGCTATGGCCAGCCTAATGTAAATCAATGTGTTCGTTTACATTGAGTctgtacccgcatttcagaattgcataacATTATTTCTAGAATAtcactggagtaaactctttcaaactggaccatttgatataattcaggataaacttttgggttttattttatagatagatagatagagatagatagatagaactttattgatcccttGGGATGGCTCCTTCAGGGAAATTAAGgttccagcagcagcaacagtacAGTACAGAGGTAGATACAGTGAAGAATAGTAATAGTAATAGTAATTACTATAgcttgcaatgagtacctttaaggtTGATGATGACAAGATGACCTTACCGTGCTGATTGGCTGGCGTGAATAGGAATATCCACATGTTTTGGTTCAGGAGAAGGACTTCTCAACACCGGTGGTGGGCTTTCACTCTCTTCTCTTTCCTCCAGGGGTTCCTCCTTGATGACAGTTGTAGGCGGCAGGCCTGAATCCGGATGTCCCTCTCCGCCAGGAAGGgaggagctagaggcaggtgttgAGATGTTGCTGTTGTTGGTGGAGCTACTAAGAGGTGGAGGAACCTTTGAGACATTTTGAGGTGAGAGCGACTGCGAGTTGGTATTGCTGCTACTGGCTGCGCTACTGCTGCTACTGGTGTTTGGCACAAAGCTGCCGTTGTTTCCATTAGGGTGATATGTTCCACTGAATTGAGGGTGGTTGTTCAAAGTGCCATGGAACGACGAAGGGCGGCATCCAGGTGAACAGCTGGATGGTACACCTGGAGCAGGAACTTGTATGCTGGGTGCTGATGAGGAGCCAGGGGGAAAGGAAGAGAAGGCTCCCATCTGATTGGTAGATAGGCTTGGTAAGGGCGATAGGGGTGTTGGAGGAGTCTGGGCTGAGGACTGATAGTGTGAGGGACGTGCAGAGGGTCCCATACCTGAGGGAGGTGGTTGGGTATGGGAAGCTTGAGGTGGGGGTAGAGTCGGCGGAGGAGTTGGATGTGGGTATTGTCCATGATGActagaagaggaggaaggagagagtgCAGGAGGCTGATTTGGACCCCCATGGCTTTGGTACAGAGCAGACTCTCGCAGATTTGCATCCCTTTCCCTGTCTTTGGGACCAGACTGGTAGTGAGGGTGTGGGGGGTGAGGGTGTTGGGTTCCTCCAGGTCCTGAATACTCTCGACCCAGGTTTGGAGTTACCCCAGGGGAATTTAGGTACTCCCGATTTGTACCAGCGGAAGGAGGTCCCCCAGTAGGAAAGTCTTTGCCTCCAGTAGGAGGATACTCTCGGTGAAAGTGGTCTGCTCCAGACGAGGATGTTTGTGTCTGGTccaagggaggaggaggaaagtcCCGGTTTGATGAGTTTGGGGGATGGGAGTGGGGGTGTGAGGGCAGCGATGAATGGGAAGGGTGACTGGGATTGTTTTGGGGAGATGAAGGTGGGTCACGGTTGAGGATAGGGGTGACTGGTAGCCCACTGGTTGAACTTGGAGGGTTTCCTTGTGGTAGGGAGTTGTTGTTGGGGTTGCTGTTGCTCACAACTTCTCTTGACTGGCCCCCAAACTCATTCCATCTGTTGCCATCTTTGTCTCTGGGATGCCCCCCTGCAGTCCCACTAGGACCAAAGTCTCTACTCTGGTTTTGATTTGGCAGATTAAACTCCCTTCCTCCCTCACGTTCCCTTTCGCGCTCTCTGTCCCTAAAAGCTGGACCAAAGTCTCTTCTTTCTGGACCTAAGTTAGGTCCATCTCTCCCAGCACCTTGGTACTCTCGATTCTGCCCTACTGACAGACCTCCAAACTCCCGACCTGGAAGGCTGTTGGGTCCACCCATGGCACCACAACCATTATTACTATTTCCCCCACCACTACCATTGCTGCTGTTGCCAATGGGAGCAGAAAACTCCCGGCTGATCTCTCTCCCCCCACACTCCCCTCTCActcccctctccctctctcctgcAGCTCCCCTCTCTCTGTCCCCTCCCCCTCCAGCATACCTGGGAAGGTACTCcctgtgggggtgggggtgaggaTGGGGGAGGTAAGAGGGGTGGGAGGAGGAGTGGCGAGAGGATGGAGGGTTGTAAACAGAGGggagttgctgctgctgcacaggaGGCTGGTGCTGTGGGTGGTGGTTGCCAGAGTAACGGGAGTAGCCCCAACTACCCTGGCAACCAGTTGCCGTGCCACCCTGCCAACTGGTGGAGCTGTAGTGGTGAGGATGGCCGGAGGGCTGGGTCTGAGGCTGAGACTGGGACTGGGGGCCGGACTGTGGCAGCAGAGACGGAGGCGTCGACTGAGTCTTGTCCAGAAGTTTGTCTgatttttcacttttgtctttttctgtcttaaCTTCAGCAGGCAAGTTTTGACCCCCATGCTCCAAGGGCTTCAGAGCAGGcggaggaggaagtggagggGGTAACGAGTGGGTGATGTTGGGGCTGTTATGTGAAAAATCTCCTCCAGAGATAGTTGTTTTGTTGATGCACTGTGTGCTGGCTTTGGAAGTCATTCTGCTGCCACTTAGGGCACCTTCAACACCCCCTGGCGTACCATACTCAACTTTACACATCAGTTTAGAGTCCAGGGAGAAATATGACTTCCTCCCGCTATTACTGTCGTTTGATGAATCTCCAGCTCCACGGAGAGAAGGAGTCAGACCAGAGGAAGAGCAGGGAGCAGAGGGGGGTTTTAAAGACGGGCAGTCCTCAACAGTCTCCACATCTCGCTTTTCTCCATCTCCGCAGGACTCTTCTCCTCTCGCTTCTCGTAGCGTTCTCCTGTCCTCTCCTATGACCTTCCCCGTTCCTCCCTCTTTACATTTCTCCCGTTCTCCTTGCTTTGGTGAGTCGGGGCCGTCGGAGTCAGAGTCCAGGCTACCCAAAGGTGAAGCAGAAAGACTTGGAGATGAAGAACGATTGTCCTGGTCGATATCCCGCCCACTGCTCAGGCTACTGCTGCTATTGGCCAGGCTCCCTACAACTGAACTCCTGCTGCCCTGCGATTGGCCATCTTCGTTGTCACTCTCGCGGGATTGGCTGGGAACTTGGGTTGGAGGCGGGACAGTGGAAGGAGCCGAGCTTTCAGTCAAATGTGTTGATGTTGGAGGATTTGGGGTAGAGGCTGAATCCTGCCAAGAGAAAAAGAATTTCTGGATGAGATGAAAATGATAATATTGACTTACTACATACTTATAGAATGGAAAGAATGAAATTCTAGCTGAGACAGTCACCTGTGAGTGATTTATCTGAATCATGGCTTTTTAATTGGTCTTTATGTaacaaaatgtaacacaaaCCTGAACTTTCTGCCTCTTTGGAGGAGACACAAGTTCCTCCCCCTCGCTCTCTGATGAATCATGCCCTTGTGATCTGCGACTGAAGCGATTTCCGGCCAATTCCTCACCCGCACTTCTTTGCTAAAACAACACGCgacttttatttgtattgtgATGATTCTGAATCTTTTAATAGACCTATATCTGTTTTTAGAACAAAGCCACAGCCACgtgcgctcacacacacaaacacccaccAAGCATCTATTACAAGCACACAACATCAAACATTTCAATGTGCAAAAGTGCACAACAAGCGACTCAAACAATTCTTACTCTGCAAAAGTATGTCTGCAGAACTCAAGCCAGTGACTCATATGCTAACAGCACACAAACCGAACCTCATAACCTTTATTGTTCATGACTTTTAGATTTTCATCCACAAATAAAATTAAGGCCCAGACagctaaagatgaaaaaaataaggcaaaaGAGATGAGCTCTAACCGTCTGTCTGTCGTTGCGCTCAGGGCGAGTGGGGCTGGCGTGCGGGCGTCTACCCCTTCTCTCCTCACTTGCCCCCCTCCGTCGCCCACTGCGCATGGGCATCTGCAAAATACAGCGAACAAGGAAAACGTGGCAAGTGGTgcaaagtgttaaatgtttaaaggtGTAAAGGGAAGAAAGGCAgagcaaaaagaggaaaaaaa is a genomic window of Kryptolebias marmoratus isolate JLee-2015 linkage group LG16, ASM164957v2, whole genome shotgun sequence containing:
- the atn1 gene encoding atrophin-1 isoform X3; its protein translation is MKTRTHKESMPMRSGRRRGASEERRGRRPHASPTRPERNDRQTQRSAGEELAGNRFSRRSQGHDSSESEGEELVSPPKRQKVQDSASTPNPPTSTHLTESSAPSTVPPPTQVPSQSRESDNEDGQSQGSRSSVVGSLANSSSSLSSGRDIDQDNRSSSPSLSASPLGSLDSDSDGPDSPKQGEREKCKEGGTGKVIGEDRRTLREARGEESCGDGEKRDVETVEDCPSLKPPSAPCSSSGLTPSLRGAGDSSNDSNSGRKSYFSLDSKLMCKVEYGTPGGVEGALSGSRMTSKASTQCINKTTISGGDFSHNSPNITHSLPPPLPPPPALKPLEHGGQNLPAEVKTEKDKSEKSDKLLDKTQSTPPSLLPQSGPQSQSQPQTQPSGHPHHYSSTSWQGGTATGCQGSWGYSRYSGNHHPQHQPPVQQQQLPSVYNPPSSRHSSSHPSYLPHPHPHPHREYLPRYAGGGGDRERGAAGERERGVRGECGGREISREFSAPIGNSSNGSGGGNSNNGCGAMGGPNSLPGREFGGLSVGQNREYQGAGRDGPNLGPERRDFGPAFRDREREREREGGREFNLPNQNQSRDFGPSGTAGGHPRDKDGNRWNEFGGQSREVVSNSNPNNNSLPQGNPPSSTSGLPVTPILNRDPPSSPQNNPSHPSHSSLPSHPHSHPPNSSNRDFPPPPLDQTQTSSSGADHFHREYPPTGGKDFPTGGPPSAGTNREYLNSPGVTPNLGREYSGPGGTQHPHPPHPHYQSGPKDRERDANLRESALYQSHGGPNQPPALSPSSSSSHHGQYPHPTPPPTLPPPQASHTQPPPSGMGPSARPSHYQSSAQTPPTPLSPLPSLSTNQMGAFSSFPPGSSSAPSIQVPAPGVPSSCSPGCRPSSFHGTLNNHPQFSGTYHPNGNNGSFVPNTSSSSSAASSSNTNSQSLSPQNVSKVPPPLSSSTNNSNISTPASSSSLPGGEGHPDSGLPPTTVIKEEPLEEREESESPPPVLRSPSPEPKHVDIPIHASQSARFHKVLDRGSGNSCARSDVLFVPLDGSKLWKKRNEMIERARREVEQRARDLREKERERERERERELDRHLQQQKDVSAAGGGRQGSSLFFPPSSSIILDPSSSSASSSGNPVSHPLSHPQHHPSHPHAHLTPAHHLHPGLSHTIPHSLLLPSMGGASAVVGGPQGALGIGLGGPYLGPDTPALRTLSEYARPHAMSPLGAASRAQVHHSQVHHGHPHVHPSFFLPQFQNHALGHPHHLPTDAATAAAILGFLYGGGLEGGPGVGGHPGMAGGPVPGGIGGAGLGGVGFPHAMAAHRDRIKPGFEFKSDERVYPPGSIPDPAAIALAHSHSHAHANSHAHAHSLLLGGGAAAAANEVSLYGTPPPAPPGPPHLQNPALAAVARPPNPPAPQSLSNPPPSSLLPPSLPSHPSSAPLAVPSAPAAPSAPPAAPPQPGPPTSNAASIHHPVPHSSFPSSLSSHLPPAPAPAAPPETYPTPTRSPASYERDRSGERERERERDRAALPAFGDRERERERERERGGSGGSGGGGAGGGGGGGGSSGGGTGTGSGGGENLGRLQMLNVTPHHHQHSHIHSHLHLHQQDTAAGGVHPLMDPLASGSPLARLPYPGATLGTPILAHPLTDSEVLRQQLFGAPFRDLPQPSSLSGPMSAAHQLQAMQQAQSAELQIQRLALEQQWIHHHHHHSLTQDEYYSHLKKESDKTL
- the atn1 gene encoding atrophin-1 isoform X1 — translated: MKTRTHKESMPMRSGRRRGASEERRGRRPHASPTRPERNDRQTQRSAGEELAGNRFSRRSQGHDSSESEGEELVSPPKRQKVQDSASTPNPPTSTHLTESSAPSTVPPPTQVPSQSRESDNEDGQSQGSRSSVVGSLANSSSSLSSGRDIDQDNRSSSPSLSASPLGSLDSDSDGPDSPKQGEREKCKEGGTGKVIGEDRRTLREARGEESCGDGEKRDVETVEDCPSLKPPSAPCSSSGLTPSLRGAGDSSNDSNSGRKSYFSLDSKLMCKVEYGTPGGVEGALSGSRMTSKASTQCINKTTISGGDFSHNSPNITHSLPPPLPPPPALKPLEHGGQNLPAEVKTEKDKSEKSDKLLDKTQSTPPSLLPQSGPQSQSQPQTQPSGHPHHYSSTSWQGGTATGCQGSWGYSRYSGNHHPQHQPPVQQQQLPSVYNPPSSRHSSSHPSYLPHPHPHPHREYLPRYAGGGGDRERGAAGERERGVRGECGGREISREFSAPIGNSSNGSGGGNSNNGCGAMGGPNSLPGREFGGLSVGQNREYQGAGRDGPNLGPERRDFGPAFRDREREREREGGREFNLPNQNQSRDFGPSGTAGGHPRDKDGNRWNEFGGQSREVVSNSNPNNNSLPQGNPPSSTSGLPVTPILNRDPPSSPQNNPSHPSHSSLPSHPHSHPPNSSNRDFPPPPLDQTQTSSSGADHFHREYPPTGGKDFPTGGPPSAGTNREYLNSPGVTPNLGREYSGPGGTQHPHPPHPHYQSGPKDRERDANLRESALYQSHGGPNQPPALSPSSSSSHHGQYPHPTPPPTLPPPQASHTQPPPSGMGPSARPSHYQSSAQTPPTPLSPLPSLSTNQMGAFSSFPPGSSSAPSIQVPAPGVPSSCSPGCRPSSFHGTLNNHPQFSGTYHPNGNNGSFVPNTSSSSSAASSSNTNSQSLSPQNVSKVPPPLSSSTNNSNISTPASSSSLPGGEGHPDSGLPPTTVIKEEPLEEREESESPPPVLRSPSPEPKHVDIPIHASQSARFHKVLDRGSGNSCARSDVLFVPLDGSKLWKKRNEMIERARREVEQRARDLREKERERERERERELDRHLQQQKDVSAAGGGRQGSSLFFPPSSSIILDPSSSSASSSGNPVSHPLSHPQHHPSHPHAHLTPAHHLHPGLSHTIPHSLLLPSMGGASAVVGGPQGALGIGLGGPYLGPDTPALRTLSEYARPHAMSPLGAASRAQVHHSQVHHGHPHVHPSFFLPQFQNHALGHPHHLPTDAATAAAILGFLYGGGLEGGPGVGGHPGMAGGPVPGGIGGAGLGGVGFPHAMAAHRDRIKPGFEFKSDERVYPPGSIPDPAAIALAHSHSHAHANSHAHAHSLLLGGGAAAAANEVSLYGTPPPAPPGPPHLQNPALAAVARPPNPPAPQSLSNPPPSSLLPPSLPSHPSSAPLAVPSAPAAPSAPPAAPPQPGPPTSNAASIHHPVPHSSFPSSLSSHLPPAPAPAAPPETYPTPTRSPASYERDRSGERERERERDRAALPAFGDRERERERERERGGSGGSGGGGAGGGGGGGGSSGGGTGTGSGGGENLGRLQMLNVTPHHHQHSHIHSHLHLHQQDTAAGGVHPLMDPLASGSPLARLPYPGATLGTPILAHPLTDSEVLRQQLFGEEKAPRPCAPFRDLPQPSSLSGPMSAAHQLQAMQQAQSAELQIQRLALEQQWIHHHHHHSLTQDEYYSHLKKESDKTL
- the atn1 gene encoding atrophin-1 isoform X2, coding for MKTRTHKESMPMRSGRRRGASEERRGRRPHASPTRPERNDRQTQRSAGEELAGNRFSRRSQGHDSSESEGEELVSPPKRQKVQDSASTPNPPTSTHLTESSAPSTVPPPTQVPSQSRESDNEDGQSQGSRSSVVGSLANSSSSLSSGRDIDQDNRSSSPSLSASPLGSLDSDSDGPDSPKQGEREKCKEGGTGKVIGEDRRTLREARGEESCGDGEKRDVETVEDCPSLKPPSAPCSSSGLTPSLRGAGDSSNDSNSGRKSYFSLDSKLMCKVEYGTPGGVEGALSGSRMTSKASTQCINKTTISGGDFSHNSPNITHSLPPPLPPPPALKPLEHGGQNLPAEVKTEKDKSEKSDKLLDKTQSTPPSLLPQSGPQSQSQPQTQPSGHPHHYSSTSWQGGTATGCQGSWGYSRYSGNHHPQHQPPVQQQQLPSVYNPPSSRHSSSHPSYLPHPHPHPHREYLPRYAGGGGDRERGAAGERERGVRGECGGREISREFSAPIGNSSNGSGGGNSNNGCGAMGGPNSLPGREFGGLSVGQNREYQGAGRDGPNLGPERRDFGPAFRDREREREREGGREFNLPNQNQSRDFGPSGTAGGHPRDKDGNRWNEFGGQSREVVSNSNPNNNSLPQGNPPSSTSGLPVTPILNRDPPSSPQNNPSHPSHSSLPSHPHSHPPNSSNRDFPPPPLDQTQTSSSGADHFHREYPPTGGKDFPTGGPPSAGTNREYLNSPGVTPNLGREYSGPGGTQHPHPPHPHYQSGPKDRERDANLRESALYQSHGGPNQPPALSPSSSSSHHGQYPHPTPPPTLPPPQASHTQPPPSGMGPSARPSHYQSSAQTPPTPLSPLPSLSTNQMGAFSSFPPGSSSAPSIQVPAPGVPSSCSPGCRPSSFHGTLNNHPQFSGTYHPNGNNGSFVPNTSSSSSAASSSNTNSQSLSPQNVSKVPPPLSSSTNNSNISTPASSSSLPGGEGHPDSGLPPTTVIKEEPLEEREESESPPPVLRSPSPEPKHVDIPIHASQSARFHKVLDRGSGNSCARSDVLFVPLDGSKLWKKRNEMIERARREVEQRARDLREKERERERERERELDRHLQQKDVSAAGGGRQGSSLFFPPSSSIILDPSSSSASSSGNPVSHPLSHPQHHPSHPHAHLTPAHHLHPGLSHTIPHSLLLPSMGGASAVVGGPQGALGIGLGGPYLGPDTPALRTLSEYARPHAMSPLGAASRAQVHHSQVHHGHPHVHPSFFLPQFQNHALGHPHHLPTDAATAAAILGFLYGGGLEGGPGVGGHPGMAGGPVPGGIGGAGLGGVGFPHAMAAHRDRIKPGFEFKSDERVYPPGSIPDPAAIALAHSHSHAHANSHAHAHSLLLGGGAAAAANEVSLYGTPPPAPPGPPHLQNPALAAVARPPNPPAPQSLSNPPPSSLLPPSLPSHPSSAPLAVPSAPAAPSAPPAAPPQPGPPTSNAASIHHPVPHSSFPSSLSSHLPPAPAPAAPPETYPTPTRSPASYERDRSGERERERERDRAALPAFGDRERERERERERGGSGGSGGGGAGGGGGGGGSSGGGTGTGSGGGENLGRLQMLNVTPHHHQHSHIHSHLHLHQQDTAAGGVHPLMDPLASGSPLARLPYPGATLGTPILAHPLTDSEVLRQQLFGEEKAPRPCAPFRDLPQPSSLSGPMSAAHQLQAMQQAQSAELQIQRLALEQQWIHHHHHHSLTQDEYYSHLKKESDKTL